Proteins from a genomic interval of Equus quagga isolate Etosha38 chromosome 13, UCLA_HA_Equagga_1.0, whole genome shotgun sequence:
- the PYGO2 gene encoding pygopus homolog 2: MAAPAPPPPDKLEGGGGPAPPPAPPSTGRKQGKAGLQMKSPEKKRRKSNTQGPAYSHLTEFAPPPTPMVDHLVASNPFEDDFGAPKVGAAAPPFLGSHVPFGGFRVQGGMAGQVPPGYGTGAGGGPQPLRRQPPPFPPNPMGPAFNMPPQGPGYPPPGNMNFPSQPFNQPLGQNFSPPGGQMMPGPVGGFGPMISPTMGQPPRGELGPPSLPQRFAQPGVPFGPSPLQRPGQGLPSLPPNTSPFPGPDPGFPGPGGEDGGKPLNPPAPTAFPQEPHSGSPAAAVNGNQPSFPPNSSGRGGGTPDANSLAPPSKAGGGSGPQPPPGLVYPCGACRSEVNDDQDAILCEASCQKWFHRECTGMTESAYGLLTTEASAVWACDLCLKTKEIQSVYIREGMGQLVAANDG, encoded by the exons ATGGCCGCCCCGGCGCCGCCCCCACCGGACAAGCTGGAGGGAGGTGGCGGCCCCGCACCGCCCCCCGCGCCGCCCAGCACCGGGAGGAAGCAGGGCAAGGCCG GTCTGCAAATGAAGAGCCCAGAAAAGAAGCGAAGGAAGTCAAATACTCAG GGCCCTGCATACTCACATCTGACGGAGTTCGCGCCACCCCCGACTCCCATGGTGGATCACCTGGTTGCATCCAACCCTTTTGAGGATGACTTCGGAGCCCCTAAGGTGGGGGCTGCAGCCCCTCCATTCCTTGGCAGTCATGTCCCCTTTGGAGGCTTCCGTGTACAAGGGGGCATGGCAGGCCAGGTACCCCCAGGCTACGgcactggggctggagggggtcCCCAACCTCTTCGTCGACagcctccccctttccctcccaaCCCTATGGGCCCTGCTTTCAACATGCCCCCCCAGGGCCCTGGCTACCCACCCCCGGGTAACATGAACTTTCCCAGCCAACCCTTTAACCAGCCTCTGGGTCAAAACTTTAGCCCTCCTGGTGGGCAGAtgatgccaggccctgtgggggGATTTGGCCCCATGATCTCACCCACCATGGGACAACCTCCCAGAGGGGAGCTGGgccccccttctctccctcaacGCTTTGCCCAGCCAGGGGTGCCTTTTGGCCCTTCTCCTCTCCAGAGACCTGGTCAGGGGCTCCCCAGCCTGCCCCCCAACACAAGTCCTTTCCCTGGTCCAGACCCTGGCTTTCCTGGCCCCGGTGGTGAGGATGGGGGGAAGCCCTTGAATCCGCCTGCACCCACTGCTTTTCCCCAGGAGCCCCACTCAGGCTCCCCGGCTGCTGCTGTTAATGGCAATCAGCCCAGTTTCCCCCCAAACAGCAGTGGACGGGGTGGGGGCACTCCGGATGCCAACAGCCTGGCACCCCCCAGCAAGGCAGGTGGGGGTTCAgggccccagcctcccccaggcctggTGTACCCGTGTGGTGCCTGTCGGAGTGAGGTGAATGATGACCAGGATGCCATTTTGTGTGAGGCCTCCTGCCAGAAGTGGTTCCACCGCGAATGCACGGGCATGACTGAGAGCGCCTATGGGCTGCTGACCACTGAGGCCTCTGCTGTCTGGGCCTGCGATCTCTGCCTCAAGACCAAGGAGATCCAGTCTGTCTACATCCGCGAGGGCATGGGGCAGCTGGTGGCTGCTAACGATGGGTGA
- the SHC1 gene encoding SHC-transforming protein 1 isoform X5 has translation MNKLSGGGGRRTRVEGGQLGGEEWTRHGSFVNKPTRGWLHPNDKVMGPGVSYLVRYMGCVEVLQSMRALDFNTRTQVTREAISLVCEAVPGAKGATRRRKPCSRPLSSILGRSNLKFAGMPITLTVSTSSLNLMAADCKQIIANHHMQSISFASGGDPDTAEYVAYVAKDPVNQRACHILECPEGLAQDVISTIGQAFELRFKQYLRNPPKLVTPHDRMAGFDGSAWDEEEEEPPDHQYYNDFPGKEPPLGGVVDMRLREGAPSGAARPTPPSAQTPSHLGATLPVGQPVGGDQEVRKQMPPPPPCPAGRELFDDPSYVNVQNLDKARQAGGGAGPPNPAINGSAPRDLFDMKPFEDALRVPPPAQSVAMAEQLRGEPWFHGKLSRREAEALLQLNGDFLVRESTTTPGQYVLTGLQSGQPKHLLLVDPEGVVRTKDHRFESVSHLISYHMDNHLPIISAGSELCLQQPVERKL, from the exons ATGAACAAGCTGAGTGGAGGCGGCGGGCGCAGGACTCGGGTGGAAGGGGGCCAGCTGGGGGGCGAGGAGTGGACCCGCCACGGGAGCTTTGTCAATAAGCCCACGCGGGGCTGGCTGCATCCCAACGACAAAGTCATGGGACCGGGGGTTTCCTACTTGGTTCGG TACATGGGCTGTGTGGAGGTCCTGCAGTCAATGCGCGCCCTGGACTTCAACACCAGGACTCAGGTCACCAG GGAGGCCATCAGTCTGGTGTGTGAGGCTGTGCCGGGTGCTAAGGGGGCCACAAGGAGGAGAAAG ccctgtaGCCGCCCACTCAGCTCTATCCTGGGGAGGAGTAACCTGAAATTTGCTGGAATGCCAATCACTCTCACGGTCTCCACCAGCAGCCTCAACCTCATGGCCGCAGACTGCAAACAG ATCATTGCCAACCACCACATGCAATCTATCTCGTTTGCGTCCGGCGGGGACCCG GACACAGCCGAATATGTTGCCTATGTTGCCAAAGACCCGGTGAATCAGAGAG CCTGCCACATCCTGGAGTGTCCCGAGGGGCTTGCTCAGGACGTCATCAGCACCATTGGCCAGGCCTTTGAGTTGCGCTTCAAACAATACCTCAGGAACCCGCCCAAGCTGGTCACCCCCCACGACAG GATGGCTGGCTTCGATGGCTCAGCttgggatgaggaggaggaagagccacCCGACCATCAGTACTATAACGACTTCCCTGGGAAGGAACCCCCTCTTGGGGGGGTGGTGGACATGCGGCTTCGGGAAGGAGCCCCCTCGGGGGCTGCTCGACCCACTCCGCCCAGTGCCCAGACTCCCAGCCACCTGGGAGCTACGCTG CCTGTGGGGCAGCCTGTTGGGGGAGACCAAGAAGTCCGCAAACAGATGCCACCTCCGCCACCCTGCCCAG CAGGCAGAGAGCTCTTTGATGATCCCTCCTATGTCAACGTCCAGAACCTAGACAAGGCCCGGCaagcagggggtggggctgggccccCCAATCCTGCCATCAATGGCAGCGCACCCCGAGACCTCTTTGACATGA AGCCCTTCGAAGATGCCCTTCGGGTGCCTCCACCTGCACAGTCAGTGGCCATGGCTGAGCAGCTCCGAGGGGAGCCCTGGTTCCATGGGAAGCTGAGCCGGCGGGAGGCTGAGGCACTGCTGCAGCTCAATGGGGACTTCCTGGTGCGGGAAAGCACGACCACGCCTGGCCAGTATGTGCTCACCGGCTTGCAGAGTGGGCAGCCCAAGCATCTGCTACTGGTGGACCCCGAGGGTGTG gTTCGGACAAAGGATCACCGCTTTGAGAGTGTCAGTCACCTCATCAGCTACCACATGGACAATCACTTGCCCATCATCTCTGCGGGCAGCGAACTGTGTCTACAGCAACCTGTGGAGCGGAAACTGTGA
- the SHC1 gene encoding SHC-transforming protein 1 isoform X4: MDMNKLSGGGGRRTRVEGGQLGGEEWTRHGSFVNKPTRGWLHPNDKVMGPGVSYLVRYMGCVEVLQSMRALDFNTRTQVTREAISLVCEAVPGAKGATRRRKPCSRPLSSILGRSNLKFAGMPITLTVSTSSLNLMAADCKQIIANHHMQSISFASGGDPDTAEYVAYVAKDPVNQRACHILECPEGLAQDVISTIGQAFELRFKQYLRNPPKLVTPHDRMAGFDGSAWDEEEEEPPDHQYYNDFPGKEPPLGGVVDMRLREGAPSGAARPTPPSAQTPSHLGATLPVGQPVGGDQEVRKQMPPPPPCPAGRELFDDPSYVNVQNLDKARQAGGGAGPPNPAINGSAPRDLFDMKPFEDALRVPPPAQSVAMAEQLRGEPWFHGKLSRREAEALLQLNGDFLVRESTTTPGQYVLTGLQSGQPKHLLLVDPEGVVRTKDHRFESVSHLISYHMDNHLPIISAGSELCLQQPVERKL, encoded by the exons ATG GACATGAACAAGCTGAGTGGAGGCGGCGGGCGCAGGACTCGGGTGGAAGGGGGCCAGCTGGGGGGCGAGGAGTGGACCCGCCACGGGAGCTTTGTCAATAAGCCCACGCGGGGCTGGCTGCATCCCAACGACAAAGTCATGGGACCGGGGGTTTCCTACTTGGTTCGG TACATGGGCTGTGTGGAGGTCCTGCAGTCAATGCGCGCCCTGGACTTCAACACCAGGACTCAGGTCACCAG GGAGGCCATCAGTCTGGTGTGTGAGGCTGTGCCGGGTGCTAAGGGGGCCACAAGGAGGAGAAAG ccctgtaGCCGCCCACTCAGCTCTATCCTGGGGAGGAGTAACCTGAAATTTGCTGGAATGCCAATCACTCTCACGGTCTCCACCAGCAGCCTCAACCTCATGGCCGCAGACTGCAAACAG ATCATTGCCAACCACCACATGCAATCTATCTCGTTTGCGTCCGGCGGGGACCCG GACACAGCCGAATATGTTGCCTATGTTGCCAAAGACCCGGTGAATCAGAGAG CCTGCCACATCCTGGAGTGTCCCGAGGGGCTTGCTCAGGACGTCATCAGCACCATTGGCCAGGCCTTTGAGTTGCGCTTCAAACAATACCTCAGGAACCCGCCCAAGCTGGTCACCCCCCACGACAG GATGGCTGGCTTCGATGGCTCAGCttgggatgaggaggaggaagagccacCCGACCATCAGTACTATAACGACTTCCCTGGGAAGGAACCCCCTCTTGGGGGGGTGGTGGACATGCGGCTTCGGGAAGGAGCCCCCTCGGGGGCTGCTCGACCCACTCCGCCCAGTGCCCAGACTCCCAGCCACCTGGGAGCTACGCTG CCTGTGGGGCAGCCTGTTGGGGGAGACCAAGAAGTCCGCAAACAGATGCCACCTCCGCCACCCTGCCCAG CAGGCAGAGAGCTCTTTGATGATCCCTCCTATGTCAACGTCCAGAACCTAGACAAGGCCCGGCaagcagggggtggggctgggccccCCAATCCTGCCATCAATGGCAGCGCACCCCGAGACCTCTTTGACATGA AGCCCTTCGAAGATGCCCTTCGGGTGCCTCCACCTGCACAGTCAGTGGCCATGGCTGAGCAGCTCCGAGGGGAGCCCTGGTTCCATGGGAAGCTGAGCCGGCGGGAGGCTGAGGCACTGCTGCAGCTCAATGGGGACTTCCTGGTGCGGGAAAGCACGACCACGCCTGGCCAGTATGTGCTCACCGGCTTGCAGAGTGGGCAGCCCAAGCATCTGCTACTGGTGGACCCCGAGGGTGTG gTTCGGACAAAGGATCACCGCTTTGAGAGTGTCAGTCACCTCATCAGCTACCACATGGACAATCACTTGCCCATCATCTCTGCGGGCAGCGAACTGTGTCTACAGCAACCTGTGGAGCGGAAACTGTGA
- the SHC1 gene encoding SHC-transforming protein 1 isoform X1, whose translation MDLLPPKPKYNPLRNESLSSLEEGASGSTPTEELPSPSASSLGPILPPLPGDDSPTTLCSFFPRMSNLKLANPVGGRPGLKGEPGRAAEDGEGILGAAMLDSGPLPLLQDMNKLSGGGGRRTRVEGGQLGGEEWTRHGSFVNKPTRGWLHPNDKVMGPGVSYLVRYMGCVEVLQSMRALDFNTRTQVTREAISLVCEAVPGAKGATRRRKPCSRPLSSILGRSNLKFAGMPITLTVSTSSLNLMAADCKQIIANHHMQSISFASGGDPDTAEYVAYVAKDPVNQRACHILECPEGLAQDVISTIGQAFELRFKQYLRNPPKLVTPHDRMAGFDGSAWDEEEEEPPDHQYYNDFPGKEPPLGGVVDMRLREGAPSGAARPTPPSAQTPSHLGATLPVGQPVGGDQEVRKQMPPPPPCPAGRELFDDPSYVNVQNLDKARQAGGGAGPPNPAINGSAPRDLFDMKPFEDALRVPPPAQSVAMAEQLRGEPWFHGKLSRREAEALLQLNGDFLVRESTTTPGQYVLTGLQSGQPKHLLLVDPEGVVRTKDHRFESVSHLISYHMDNHLPIISAGSELCLQQPVERKL comes from the exons ATGGATCTCCTGCCCCCCAAGCCCAAGTACAACCCACTTCGGAATGAGTCTCTGTCATCGCTGGAGGAGGGAGCTTCAGGGTCCACCCCAACGGAGGAGCTACCTTCCCCATCAGCTTCGTCCCTGGGACCCATCCTGCCACCTCTGCCTGGGGACGACAGTCCCACTACCCTGTGCTCCTTCTTCCCCCGGATGAGCAACTTGAAGCTGGCCAACCCGGTTGGGGGGCGCCCGGGGCTGAAGGGGGAGCCAGGAAGGGCAGCCGAGGATGGGGAGGGGATCTTAGGGGCAGCCATGCTGGACTCAGGCCCCTTGCCCCTCCTCCAGGACATGAACAAGCTGAGTGGAGGCGGCGGGCGCAGGACTCGGGTGGAAGGGGGCCAGCTGGGGGGCGAGGAGTGGACCCGCCACGGGAGCTTTGTCAATAAGCCCACGCGGGGCTGGCTGCATCCCAACGACAAAGTCATGGGACCGGGGGTTTCCTACTTGGTTCGG TACATGGGCTGTGTGGAGGTCCTGCAGTCAATGCGCGCCCTGGACTTCAACACCAGGACTCAGGTCACCAG GGAGGCCATCAGTCTGGTGTGTGAGGCTGTGCCGGGTGCTAAGGGGGCCACAAGGAGGAGAAAG ccctgtaGCCGCCCACTCAGCTCTATCCTGGGGAGGAGTAACCTGAAATTTGCTGGAATGCCAATCACTCTCACGGTCTCCACCAGCAGCCTCAACCTCATGGCCGCAGACTGCAAACAG ATCATTGCCAACCACCACATGCAATCTATCTCGTTTGCGTCCGGCGGGGACCCG GACACAGCCGAATATGTTGCCTATGTTGCCAAAGACCCGGTGAATCAGAGAG CCTGCCACATCCTGGAGTGTCCCGAGGGGCTTGCTCAGGACGTCATCAGCACCATTGGCCAGGCCTTTGAGTTGCGCTTCAAACAATACCTCAGGAACCCGCCCAAGCTGGTCACCCCCCACGACAG GATGGCTGGCTTCGATGGCTCAGCttgggatgaggaggaggaagagccacCCGACCATCAGTACTATAACGACTTCCCTGGGAAGGAACCCCCTCTTGGGGGGGTGGTGGACATGCGGCTTCGGGAAGGAGCCCCCTCGGGGGCTGCTCGACCCACTCCGCCCAGTGCCCAGACTCCCAGCCACCTGGGAGCTACGCTG CCTGTGGGGCAGCCTGTTGGGGGAGACCAAGAAGTCCGCAAACAGATGCCACCTCCGCCACCCTGCCCAG CAGGCAGAGAGCTCTTTGATGATCCCTCCTATGTCAACGTCCAGAACCTAGACAAGGCCCGGCaagcagggggtggggctgggccccCCAATCCTGCCATCAATGGCAGCGCACCCCGAGACCTCTTTGACATGA AGCCCTTCGAAGATGCCCTTCGGGTGCCTCCACCTGCACAGTCAGTGGCCATGGCTGAGCAGCTCCGAGGGGAGCCCTGGTTCCATGGGAAGCTGAGCCGGCGGGAGGCTGAGGCACTGCTGCAGCTCAATGGGGACTTCCTGGTGCGGGAAAGCACGACCACGCCTGGCCAGTATGTGCTCACCGGCTTGCAGAGTGGGCAGCCCAAGCATCTGCTACTGGTGGACCCCGAGGGTGTG gTTCGGACAAAGGATCACCGCTTTGAGAGTGTCAGTCACCTCATCAGCTACCACATGGACAATCACTTGCCCATCATCTCTGCGGGCAGCGAACTGTGTCTACAGCAACCTGTGGAGCGGAAACTGTGA
- the SHC1 gene encoding SHC-transforming protein 1 isoform X2: MDLLPPKPKYNPLRNESLSSLEEGASGSTPTEELPSPSASSLGPILPPLPGDDSPTTLCSFFPRMSNLKLANPVGGRPGLKGEPGRAAEDGEGILGAAMLDSGPLPLLQDMNKLSGGGGRRTRVEGGQLGGEEWTRHGSFVNKPTRGWLHPNDKVMGPGVSYLVRYMGCVEVLQSMRALDFNTRTQVTREAISLVCEAVPGAKGATRRRKPCSRPLSSILGRSNLKFAGMPITLTVSTSSLNLMAADCKQIIANHHMQSISFASGGDPDTAEYVAYVAKDPVNQRACHILECPEGLAQDVISTIGQAFELRFKQYLRNPPKLVTPHDRMAGFDGSAWDEEEEEPPDHQYYNDFPGKEPPLGGVVDMRLREGAPSGAARPTPPSAQTPSHLGATLPVGQPVGGDQEVRKQMPPPPPCPGRELFDDPSYVNVQNLDKARQAGGGAGPPNPAINGSAPRDLFDMKPFEDALRVPPPAQSVAMAEQLRGEPWFHGKLSRREAEALLQLNGDFLVRESTTTPGQYVLTGLQSGQPKHLLLVDPEGVVRTKDHRFESVSHLISYHMDNHLPIISAGSELCLQQPVERKL; this comes from the exons ATGGATCTCCTGCCCCCCAAGCCCAAGTACAACCCACTTCGGAATGAGTCTCTGTCATCGCTGGAGGAGGGAGCTTCAGGGTCCACCCCAACGGAGGAGCTACCTTCCCCATCAGCTTCGTCCCTGGGACCCATCCTGCCACCTCTGCCTGGGGACGACAGTCCCACTACCCTGTGCTCCTTCTTCCCCCGGATGAGCAACTTGAAGCTGGCCAACCCGGTTGGGGGGCGCCCGGGGCTGAAGGGGGAGCCAGGAAGGGCAGCCGAGGATGGGGAGGGGATCTTAGGGGCAGCCATGCTGGACTCAGGCCCCTTGCCCCTCCTCCAGGACATGAACAAGCTGAGTGGAGGCGGCGGGCGCAGGACTCGGGTGGAAGGGGGCCAGCTGGGGGGCGAGGAGTGGACCCGCCACGGGAGCTTTGTCAATAAGCCCACGCGGGGCTGGCTGCATCCCAACGACAAAGTCATGGGACCGGGGGTTTCCTACTTGGTTCGG TACATGGGCTGTGTGGAGGTCCTGCAGTCAATGCGCGCCCTGGACTTCAACACCAGGACTCAGGTCACCAG GGAGGCCATCAGTCTGGTGTGTGAGGCTGTGCCGGGTGCTAAGGGGGCCACAAGGAGGAGAAAG ccctgtaGCCGCCCACTCAGCTCTATCCTGGGGAGGAGTAACCTGAAATTTGCTGGAATGCCAATCACTCTCACGGTCTCCACCAGCAGCCTCAACCTCATGGCCGCAGACTGCAAACAG ATCATTGCCAACCACCACATGCAATCTATCTCGTTTGCGTCCGGCGGGGACCCG GACACAGCCGAATATGTTGCCTATGTTGCCAAAGACCCGGTGAATCAGAGAG CCTGCCACATCCTGGAGTGTCCCGAGGGGCTTGCTCAGGACGTCATCAGCACCATTGGCCAGGCCTTTGAGTTGCGCTTCAAACAATACCTCAGGAACCCGCCCAAGCTGGTCACCCCCCACGACAG GATGGCTGGCTTCGATGGCTCAGCttgggatgaggaggaggaagagccacCCGACCATCAGTACTATAACGACTTCCCTGGGAAGGAACCCCCTCTTGGGGGGGTGGTGGACATGCGGCTTCGGGAAGGAGCCCCCTCGGGGGCTGCTCGACCCACTCCGCCCAGTGCCCAGACTCCCAGCCACCTGGGAGCTACGCTG CCTGTGGGGCAGCCTGTTGGGGGAGACCAAGAAGTCCGCAAACAGATGCCACCTCCGCCACCCTGCCCAG GCAGAGAGCTCTTTGATGATCCCTCCTATGTCAACGTCCAGAACCTAGACAAGGCCCGGCaagcagggggtggggctgggccccCCAATCCTGCCATCAATGGCAGCGCACCCCGAGACCTCTTTGACATGA AGCCCTTCGAAGATGCCCTTCGGGTGCCTCCACCTGCACAGTCAGTGGCCATGGCTGAGCAGCTCCGAGGGGAGCCCTGGTTCCATGGGAAGCTGAGCCGGCGGGAGGCTGAGGCACTGCTGCAGCTCAATGGGGACTTCCTGGTGCGGGAAAGCACGACCACGCCTGGCCAGTATGTGCTCACCGGCTTGCAGAGTGGGCAGCCCAAGCATCTGCTACTGGTGGACCCCGAGGGTGTG gTTCGGACAAAGGATCACCGCTTTGAGAGTGTCAGTCACCTCATCAGCTACCACATGGACAATCACTTGCCCATCATCTCTGCGGGCAGCGAACTGTGTCTACAGCAACCTGTGGAGCGGAAACTGTGA
- the SHC1 gene encoding SHC-transforming protein 1 isoform X3 — protein sequence MDLLPPKPKYNPLRNESLSSLEEGASGSTPTEELPSPSASSLGPILPPLPGDDSPTTLCSFFPRMSNLKLANPDMNKLSGGGGRRTRVEGGQLGGEEWTRHGSFVNKPTRGWLHPNDKVMGPGVSYLVRYMGCVEVLQSMRALDFNTRTQVTREAISLVCEAVPGAKGATRRRKPCSRPLSSILGRSNLKFAGMPITLTVSTSSLNLMAADCKQIIANHHMQSISFASGGDPDTAEYVAYVAKDPVNQRACHILECPEGLAQDVISTIGQAFELRFKQYLRNPPKLVTPHDRMAGFDGSAWDEEEEEPPDHQYYNDFPGKEPPLGGVVDMRLREGAPSGAARPTPPSAQTPSHLGATLPVGQPVGGDQEVRKQMPPPPPCPAGRELFDDPSYVNVQNLDKARQAGGGAGPPNPAINGSAPRDLFDMKPFEDALRVPPPAQSVAMAEQLRGEPWFHGKLSRREAEALLQLNGDFLVRESTTTPGQYVLTGLQSGQPKHLLLVDPEGVVRTKDHRFESVSHLISYHMDNHLPIISAGSELCLQQPVERKL from the exons ATGGATCTCCTGCCCCCCAAGCCCAAGTACAACCCACTTCGGAATGAGTCTCTGTCATCGCTGGAGGAGGGAGCTTCAGGGTCCACCCCAACGGAGGAGCTACCTTCCCCATCAGCTTCGTCCCTGGGACCCATCCTGCCACCTCTGCCTGGGGACGACAGTCCCACTACCCTGTGCTCCTTCTTCCCCCGGATGAGCAACTTGAAGCTGGCCAACCCG GACATGAACAAGCTGAGTGGAGGCGGCGGGCGCAGGACTCGGGTGGAAGGGGGCCAGCTGGGGGGCGAGGAGTGGACCCGCCACGGGAGCTTTGTCAATAAGCCCACGCGGGGCTGGCTGCATCCCAACGACAAAGTCATGGGACCGGGGGTTTCCTACTTGGTTCGG TACATGGGCTGTGTGGAGGTCCTGCAGTCAATGCGCGCCCTGGACTTCAACACCAGGACTCAGGTCACCAG GGAGGCCATCAGTCTGGTGTGTGAGGCTGTGCCGGGTGCTAAGGGGGCCACAAGGAGGAGAAAG ccctgtaGCCGCCCACTCAGCTCTATCCTGGGGAGGAGTAACCTGAAATTTGCTGGAATGCCAATCACTCTCACGGTCTCCACCAGCAGCCTCAACCTCATGGCCGCAGACTGCAAACAG ATCATTGCCAACCACCACATGCAATCTATCTCGTTTGCGTCCGGCGGGGACCCG GACACAGCCGAATATGTTGCCTATGTTGCCAAAGACCCGGTGAATCAGAGAG CCTGCCACATCCTGGAGTGTCCCGAGGGGCTTGCTCAGGACGTCATCAGCACCATTGGCCAGGCCTTTGAGTTGCGCTTCAAACAATACCTCAGGAACCCGCCCAAGCTGGTCACCCCCCACGACAG GATGGCTGGCTTCGATGGCTCAGCttgggatgaggaggaggaagagccacCCGACCATCAGTACTATAACGACTTCCCTGGGAAGGAACCCCCTCTTGGGGGGGTGGTGGACATGCGGCTTCGGGAAGGAGCCCCCTCGGGGGCTGCTCGACCCACTCCGCCCAGTGCCCAGACTCCCAGCCACCTGGGAGCTACGCTG CCTGTGGGGCAGCCTGTTGGGGGAGACCAAGAAGTCCGCAAACAGATGCCACCTCCGCCACCCTGCCCAG CAGGCAGAGAGCTCTTTGATGATCCCTCCTATGTCAACGTCCAGAACCTAGACAAGGCCCGGCaagcagggggtggggctgggccccCCAATCCTGCCATCAATGGCAGCGCACCCCGAGACCTCTTTGACATGA AGCCCTTCGAAGATGCCCTTCGGGTGCCTCCACCTGCACAGTCAGTGGCCATGGCTGAGCAGCTCCGAGGGGAGCCCTGGTTCCATGGGAAGCTGAGCCGGCGGGAGGCTGAGGCACTGCTGCAGCTCAATGGGGACTTCCTGGTGCGGGAAAGCACGACCACGCCTGGCCAGTATGTGCTCACCGGCTTGCAGAGTGGGCAGCCCAAGCATCTGCTACTGGTGGACCCCGAGGGTGTG gTTCGGACAAAGGATCACCGCTTTGAGAGTGTCAGTCACCTCATCAGCTACCACATGGACAATCACTTGCCCATCATCTCTGCGGGCAGCGAACTGTGTCTACAGCAACCTGTGGAGCGGAAACTGTGA